In the Paenibacillus sp. FSL H7-0357 genome, one interval contains:
- a CDS encoding radical SAM/SPASM domain-containing protein — MQPSSKVALDAKSFEALKRTIKNVVVPHRERKLDPGFKTVMPEIMSLKLTNRCNLRCKHCYQWNESGYHHDMDKAEQNLDMRLDMISELLEETDEAQSRLYLWGGEPLFHRDTQQILELLKAHPRDTTICTNALLLSKYEEELCAISDNLELLIPIEGFEEEHDLLRGKGSFQKVVEAVDRLLALREQGKFRGRISVHNVINDNMIGKLYEMVEYFEQKGVDLVLLCFPWYISSETSLEMDRFYDERFQWLAELSPDHRSSWHAFKYHIKPDNVVRLTEDLKRINAHTWKNTRIRYQPGLDFDEIEDFVAGKPMASRSTSKCLALSTRVDIAPNGDVSACKFFSELSIGNVNEQTLTDIWNSERYDRLRRILDEGLSPACSKCNVLYLNTYSALTHV, encoded by the coding sequence ATGCAACCAAGCAGCAAAGTAGCGCTGGACGCCAAGTCCTTTGAAGCGCTGAAACGCACCATCAAAAATGTAGTCGTTCCTCATAGAGAGCGGAAGCTTGATCCCGGCTTCAAGACGGTGATGCCGGAAATTATGTCGCTCAAGCTGACCAACCGTTGTAATCTTCGTTGCAAGCATTGCTATCAGTGGAATGAATCCGGCTATCACCATGATATGGACAAGGCCGAACAGAATCTCGACATGAGGCTGGACATGATCAGCGAACTGCTGGAGGAGACCGATGAAGCACAGTCCAGGCTGTACTTGTGGGGCGGAGAGCCGTTGTTTCACCGCGATACACAGCAAATTCTGGAGCTGCTCAAGGCGCATCCCAGAGATACGACGATTTGCACCAATGCCCTTCTTCTCTCTAAATATGAAGAGGAGCTGTGTGCGATCTCGGACAATCTGGAACTGCTGATCCCGATTGAGGGCTTCGAGGAAGAACATGATCTGTTGCGGGGGAAAGGCTCTTTTCAAAAAGTGGTCGAGGCTGTGGACCGGCTGCTTGCCTTGCGGGAGCAAGGGAAGTTCAGAGGCAGAATATCGGTGCATAATGTGATCAATGACAATATGATCGGCAAGCTATACGAAATGGTGGAATACTTTGAGCAAAAGGGTGTCGATCTGGTGCTGCTCTGCTTCCCCTGGTATATATCCAGTGAGACCAGTCTGGAAATGGACCGGTTCTATGACGAGCGCTTCCAATGGCTTGCCGAGCTGAGCCCGGACCACCGCAGCAGCTGGCATGCCTTCAAGTATCATATCAAACCTGACAATGTGGTCAGGCTGACGGAAGACCTGAAACGGATCAATGCCCACACCTGGAAAAATACCCGCATCCGTTACCAGCCGGGACTGGACTTCGATGAGATTGAGGATTTCGTGGCCGGCAAGCCGATGGCGTCCCGCAGCACCTCGAAATGTCTGGCGCTTAGCACCCGGGTCGATATTGCCCCGAATGGCGATGTGAGCGCCTGCAAGTTCTTTTCTGAGTTGTCCATCGGCAATGTAAACGAACAAACGTTAACGGATATTTGGAACTCCGAGCGTTATGACCGGCTGCGGCGGATTCTGGATGAAGGGTTGTCCCCGGCCTGCTCCAAGTGCAATGTGCTGTACCTGAATACCTATTCGGCACTGACACATGTATGA